TGGTCGGGTGATTGAAGTTCTTGAGGAGTACACTGATCCGTACGAAGTCACATACCATCACATCACCGATGATTCCACCGCGGATTTGATTGAACAGTACAATCTTCCGGACACACACTTCCCTTTCGCAGTTGTGATAAATGGCGGATATTCCGCACTGATCAATCGCGAGAAAATCGACTTCGTGCATTTTCCTCTATTCATGCACGGAATTGGAAGGCATGAGGGCAACTGGTCAATGGAATACCTTGAACTCGTGCTCGATGACAACACGCTTCTGATGGATGAGAACATTCTGCCTGTTCTTGATGAGGAAGGAGCCACAGAGTGCCTTGAGGAGGAGCCCTCTTCCCTTGTGGACAGGATTCTCAGTGATGCCGTTTCCTTCCTCGGCGTGCCCTATGTATACGGCGGAACCGACA
The genomic region above belongs to Candidatus Aegiribacteria sp. and contains:
- a CDS encoding C40 family peptidase, with product MINILLLVLLALPVSSGEVSISTIQVFYKNMPPSLETLGRVIEVLEEYTDPYEVTYHHITDDSTADLIEQYNLPDTHFPFAVVINGGYSALINREKIDFVHFPLFMHGIGRHEGNWSMEYLELVLDDNTLLMDENILPVLDEEGATECLEEEPSSLVDRILSDAVSFLGVPYVYGGTDTNGFDCSGLAWRVFNDNGVPLPRTVSAMETMGVAVDREDLQPGDLLVFNNPKHTGIFMGNGDFIHCSSYLDRGVIITPLSHSNYSRRYSSARRILGTGPNY